ataataataataataataataataataatatatacgGGATCCGATAGAGAATAAACGTCAGGAACGTAATTGAGATCACCTATACAGTTGGGTGACTAATATGAAAtatgtcaaaaattaaaataacttgtaACAAGAGAAACCTCCATATTCCCTAAAACTACCCCTAGGGTTTTCACTCTTCGTCAGTTGTCACGTATCAGGAAAAAGGGAAACATCGTCGGCATATACATACATCTTACCTCTCtcaaattccttaaaaaaaccCTTGTTTCTTCTCTCACCAATCAAGAAAAATGGAGGAGGAACTCCACATCCAAGCTCAAACGTCGAAAACCCTAATAAAACAACTAGCATCAAGCGACACAAAAACCCGAAACAAGTCCTTAAAGATTCTCTTAAACAAATGGTTACCTTCACAACCTCAAATCTCTGAAGAAACTATGAAGAAAATATGGAAAGGGCTGTTTTACTGTATGTGGCATGCTGACAAGTCCTTAGCTCAGAACCAACTAATCAACAAATTGAGTTCTTTACTTACTGTTATTGAAGTTGAAtctgtttgttttatttatttctctgtttttttagttACTATGAGAAGGGAATGGTCTGGTATTGATGGGTTGAGGTTAGATaagttttatcttttgattaGGAGATTTGtgaattctttttttggtttcttgaaaAAGAAGGGGTGGGGTTTGGATGTTGTGGAAAGGTATATGAGGGTTTTTgtggaaaaaggttttttagCTGATGATACTTTTTTAGGGAACGGTGTTAATTATCATGTTGTTTCGGTTTTTGTCGAGGAATTGAAGGGTTTTTTGCCGGTGAAGGAGGCGGCTTTGGAGGTGATTTTTGGGAATTTTGTGAGTGTAATGGGGAAGGTGAGTGATAAGGTTTTGCTGGGGAAGATTAAGAGTAATGTGTTTGATCTGTTGTTGCGGATGGGAAAGGAATTGTTGGAGGTGAAGATTAAGGGGGATGACGTTGGGGACAATGATGAAGTGGTGATTTTGGGTTCAATTGCTTTGGTAATGAGGTTCTCTAAGAGGTTTTATGAGTTGGGCTCCTCAGTCGAGTGTTGTCAAGGGAATAGGAAAGTGGTTTTGGGGTTACATGAAGTGTTTTTGAAGTTAGAGAAGGATTTCGTGGCCTCAGGGATCAAGATTGCACTTCCAGAGAGTAATGGTGACGAGGATGAAGAGGAGGTGCCAGCTTTGGTTCCTATTGATAGTGGTATGGGAGTGGAAGGTTTGAATGGTGACGTTGCTAATCGGCCTGGTAgcaagaaattgaagaaaagcaAAAAGGCAAAGGAGTCGGATGGCAATAGCAAAAAggctaagaagaagaaaaagaatgtCATTGCCAGTTCCCACAGTGAGAGTGATTCTATGACCGATGAGAATGGTTACGAGGATTTACCAAATGGGGAGAATtcaagcaaagaaaagactgtTGATGATAATTTGGTAAGGTTTGATGAATCTGCCATAGCAAATCTTCAGAGGCAATTTGAGAAAGTTGCCGCTGAAGTGGGCATAGATGAGGGTGTCACTAGTGTCTGTGATTTTCCTAAAGTCACTGGCAACGGTAATCTCTCCAAAAAGAGAAAGAGGGCGAAGAGGGTGGAATTGAAGCAATATGAAAATCCAGAATCAAATGGCCAAGAAGATGCTGAAGCTGGCACAAGCACAATGGCAAAGAGCACTGAGAAGAGTGCAAAAAAAGTCCGGTTTTCCATGAAAAACAACTTGATCTGGAAGCCCAGCACTCCTTTACCACCACAAAGTTTGAGAATACCGCCTTCTGTGACCCCTAGAGGAAGTGCACTTAAAAAAGGGATACCTCCGGGTCCAGTTAGGGAGATGCCtgcaaagaaaaatatgaaacaaaGAGCGAAATCCATGAAGAAAGTAATCAAAGGCATTTCCCCTGCCACTAAGCGCATAAAGAAGTTAAAATCACTTGCCGTCTAGATTTCAAGGTTCGTGGTCCTGTCTAGGATTTCCTCAATGCTTGATCATAATAACATCTCGTGCACTTAAAGATTTGACATTTCAGTAGTGTGTTTCCTAGTCTAATTTAAGTCTGATGAGTGTTTAGTTCTTCATCTAGTGAAACTCAGATGCACCAGGTTAATTCCATTTGCTTTTTATCCAATAATCAATCATTAACTTAAGCTGGAAATTTTAGCCTTTTCCTCTttggattgtattttttttgcttgtctCTGAATTTCTAGAATGTTTTGGTTACTTTCTTTGAGAATTGAGTTCTGTATGAAAGGGTTGTGTCCTATTTAGAGTATGGACCAAGTCTTCCttgattttcatatttgattgTACATGATTTTTTGTCTATGAATGAGATCCAAGAGCTGCAGCACCAGAGAAGTATGGATGTAATTGAGAGAGGCTATCAGTGTATTTATGTATTGGCTTTGCATTTAATCATATAACGTGTAGAAGGCAGGGACTATGATGGCTGCACCTCTTGtgctaatattttattaagGCCTAATCATTGTTAAGAGAATAGTAGTAAGAATCCCCTGTTCTTATTGTGTTTGCACTCTAGCATTGAATTTTGGTTGTCTTGGATTATTATCCTCGTTATTTTTTATCCTAGATGTATTGATCTTAATTCCTGTATGTTGACTTGATTATATGTTACTTTTTCCCTTTGTATTTTGTTATGCTTCTGGTCTACATACCCTGAAATCTTGCAAGCAGTTGCAGATTTTATTCATAAGGAGCCATTAAATTATCTCACTAGACCACAGATTATCTATGAACCCCAGTTTCCTCCTTTTAGTCCTTGTGAATGAAAGACTCGATTTCAACCGATTTCCTACAAATTAGAAACAGGAAGCCATTAagatatatatttggttatgtAAGTGGCAAACTAGAGCAATATAGCTGTAATGACTGGTTGGTTCCAACTTCTAATGTCCTGAGAGTGACTTGTTTATGCCATGGTTATGTTCTTTGGAGGCATCCCTTGCCTTCTTGGAGCCTTGCATCAAATCAAGATCAGTATCGGTGgctattttgtattttgatttttaggaTATGGATGCCAAACAAACTAGCCTAGCTACTCTTATTATGGATGGTGATCTCATAATGCTGTTTAACTAGCTTCCATCAAAAGTGTTATCCTTGCAAATTTTGCGACTAGGAGAATCCCCCTCTCCTTTGGGTCATGGAACTAGGTTTTCTTTTGTTGCAACATCAAATTTGTAGCCCAAATGTTTTACCCCCTTGCTCTGGACTTCATGGTAACTCCTTTTTTACATCATCTGATTTTCTACTTGCTAGGGAATTCTTCCTGttgccattatttttattcttccaCAGAAAATGTACCTTTTGTTTAGCAtaactaaaagaaagaaataagcaAAACAAAGGTTGCTTCCGGTATGTTAGTATTGCTTTATGGATGGATGCAGATGAGTCATGATGTCTAGTTATTTGATTTCAGGATGGACGTTTTGAAGGCTCGTGAGATAATTTGAAGACTACAAGTCATTCGTCTGAAGCACCTGATGATGTGCAAGCGGAGGGGAGCTGTGAAGATGTGCAGTGTTGGAAAATGCGTAGTTGGAAATGGTGTTCCATACTTTTGACATGCTCTGTTATTTCCCTGTTCGAATGCTGTACTGGTCACTTTGCTCTGCAGTCCTCGTACTCCTATTTGCTTTGAAAAAATGGATCTTCTcttgattgttttgttttgtgatgCAAATACAGGAAATATCTTTGGAATTTTAGGCCATTTTGTGCTACCGTCATTGTGACATGGTTCTCATTTGCAATTGGGCGATATTCTTTTTGGACTAACCTGTGGATGTTTGTGGCGACTTACACTTTATTCAAGCCAAAAATGGCGAATATTTATCTGATTCATGATCCATCTTTTGAAAATAATGCATTCATGAATAATAAATACCACACCAAGATGTTATTTATATTACTGATAAGCTTAAATGCAACTACAAAATCTGGACTCCGGAGTCGTATTATGCAATTTGCTGGTTGTTCAATTGCGTCAGCCAACTTTTGGAATCCAGAACATGGAAATTCATTACTGCGGGTATTTTattctgttttcaaaattggaGAAGTTGCCGGAATTTCAAATTTTGCCAACTATTAAGCTCTCAATGGTGAATTCCAATGTGCTGTGCCCATCATTCATTTCGTTCTTCAATCCATGTTTGATCATTGATGTTGATGGCCGTGGCACGATAAGGCATCGCCTCTGATTATCATAAACCTAAATCTCTTTTTGAATTTGGTACGCTGGTAAACACCACGTAAGTCCATGACCATGAACCACATAGGTCCCAAGCAGAATCCATTTTAAGGTCTTGATTCTACCCAAAAGACTTAATTCAGCTCAAAAAGATGCTTCTCAACTTTTAGaaacacaagaaaaagaaaacagaaaaaaggctGCCTCTCGAAGAagtcaaaatacattaaatgaCTGAGTATAACATGAAACAATGATTACAAATGCACTTCCAATGAATAAGCAAGCCAAATGGCTTCATATACAAATATTATACGACAGTTGAGAATATGATCTAGATTCGAGCAACCCATTACAAATCCAAAATGGAACCGTAAAAAAGGAATTCCTTTCACCTTCTCCTTTGGAGCTCTTCTCAAGGAAAACACAGGATCGTATTTCTTTAACCTTTGTTTTCCTGGCCTTACTCCTATTTCGACAGCACTTTGTAGCTATACGTGACATGTGGCTGGTGGCAATGATATCATTCCCAATATGTTGAAGTACAGAAACAAATCAATTCTATAAGATGGCGGTGGACTTCTGCTAATCAAGAGCAGCTTTGCTCCTGCGTCCAGATATTGGCTTTGGTAGGCCATCGAATATTGGTATACTGATGGCTGCAGTTGAGAGAGCCTGTAAATCAGGTTTCAAACTCCACTTTGAAGTTGGCCAAACAGAAGAGGAATAACTGTTCTCCTGGTCCTGCAGACTTGGCGTGCTTGATGATTTACGAACTCCATCAGACACGTCAGCAATTATCGAATCTCCCAAGCCCACTGGCATAGCATTCAACCATCCTGGCTCTGATTCAGCAGCCAGTGATGTTCTGCTTGCTGATTTTGGTCTCATGGATAGACCTTTTCCTGTTACAGGTGAAAAAGCACGACTTCCACCACTGTTCTCTTCTTTCAACAGCTTTTCTGTTGTGCCAGATCTAGGATCAGCATCAGCTTTCTGGCGTCTTCTAACAAACTTATCATTGGATTTCTCACCCTCCCCTTCTCTAGCTTCTGACAGAGGATTGTATTCTACTGCCAAACCATTCTCGGACAAGAAATCGTCGGCCAAATTTATAGATCTGTGATTGCTATAAGATGGGCCAGATACATGCAGCAGCCCCTCATTTAAGTAATCCAAGCTTCCTCTTCTGTAAACAGCCATCTCCATACCTTCAGCTGAATCCTTGCATTTTGAAGATTTGAGACCATAGAACTTCTGTAAAGTGCTCATAGCTGGAGAAACCTTCTGTTGAGGTGATTTTAGGCTTAAAGACTCGAGTGTTTCCAACACATTCGAGTGGCGTGGCCAAGGTGGTGTCATGTCAACGTCATTTCCTCTGCAACGAAGTTAGAGCGTTGTTACTCAATGCAAATCTGATGTCTTTGCATATTTAGATATTGGGAATTATGGGATCACCAAAAGCAAAgaattgtaaagaaaacaataagTCATTTATCCTACCTTAACCTAGTTTTTTGTGAACTAATTCATATTTCTGCAGATGTCTCCAAAAACTACTGAATTGATAGTAGttccacaaaataaaaaaataaaaatttatcaatggtAGTAGAAGAAAGCAAAGTACTATTGTAGGGGGGGAAAAGAACAGAATGGAACATCAGTAATCTACTATGCCTTTCAGCTCGTTATAATAGGAGTTGATATTCCACGCAAAGGCTTGCTTGATTATCTAGCATTAGAGTGTAGCAACACCACGAAGGGAATGTGGCAGCAAACAAGTTTTATTACAATGAGAATATAGCTAATGCAGCTATTTAAGAACAACACAGAGGCTGAAACAAATCCAGAAATTTAGTTATCTGGCATCGTGAAGATTAGGATAATGCTGTTCTTTCAATATGTACTGAATGCAAATGAATTGAGAGAATGATTTCAGCATGGTATGTCCAACAGAAATCCCACTTGCTACAAGAGAAGCACAAATTAGTAGACATCCCAGAtgacaaatcaaaacaacaaaaatatagcAGAGAAAGAACTATCATGCCAGGCTGTATCTTCCCAGGCAAGGAACTTGCATTAAGTTACAGATTAAAAACCTGGGAAGAAGGAACCTGCATTAAGTTACAGATGAGAGACCCTACCAAGTCAAAATGACCAATGAATCCAAACAGCCACAGCCactaattttaaagaaaattaaaataacaaacacATTGGAGATGCCacagttcttttcttttcttttttttgtaaagaacaaaataatacaagtaaaaaataattaaaacaagtgAAAGAAAGGAGGGAGGCAAGGGAAAGATTGTAGAGGAAAAGgtaaacaagaagaaagaacaaAGAATGAGGTTAACCTCCCAATACTTATCAAGAACAATTGAAGTGGCCCCTAAAACTCTCTGGAGATAGTCCTCTTAGCCAAAAGACACCCTCCCCATTTTAATATTGAAGGCTCCCCCAGGAACTATGTGTGTATGGAACTTAGTGCCAAAGACATGTCAAGTGACCACGTCTCCAATATACGAGAGTGATGAAGAATGagaagggggggggggttaaACCAAGAACAGCGTCTGATGCATTTTGATGAGAATGTGTCTCAAACCTTCATGTCCCAAATCCTTAGAGAGCATTCTAACAAGTGATCTAAagatttcaaaaaatcatttgatcTCTAACACAAAAAGGCAGAGCTTCACAGTGTCAGCTTCGGTTGCTAAATTATGGTGGGGAACTTATCACGGATCTTGTTCTTCATGTTGATGAATACCTCAATAACAAGTTAAACATGTAATGCAAACTATGAAGGAGAAACTGAAGTCGGACCCTTGTTCCTCAATCCTACAATCTTGTCCGATCAAAGCTCAAAACAATTAACTACACCAGAGCAGCAATTCCATAAGGttccttccttttatttttttcggtgTCCACTTTCATGCAAGGTTCCAATTAACAGATACAATGGTGAAAGAGAAAATCACATCTGGTACCATCAAAAGTCATAAGAATATCCCCAcctatttcaaaatattttttctcttccacCTTTTGATCTCTCCTCAATGTGTCTATCTCTCTCTATGGAGTAACTACTACTAGTTACTCCAGTAGTACTATAAAATTTCTTGTCCTCGGTAAGAGAAAAACATTGACAGAACTCTTATTGCTTCCACATTACACCAgtctataaaagttttttatatggaCAGATTAAAAACTTGCCCCATATAAGACCCTTCCAATCTTTTTCAACACTGTTTGAAAGGTAAAATGCACAGCAGATCAACATTTAAAACAATCAGAATTCACAAAAACAGAATAAGTTGTGCAGCAGAAAATGGAAGGTGAAAAGGGATTGGCTTTGGCGATGGGAGCTGATCGAGTCTGGTAATCCAGTGAAGAGAAGATACTTCAAATGACAACTCAGCAGAGTTTAAAACATGGGAAGGGAAACTATCATTGTCAATCTAAGTCTAACAACTAATGTTATATTAAGGTAGAACACAAATTTATAGGCAAGATATAGATAAAGATGGCCGAAACATGGCATCGAAACTCAGGAGCAAGGACTATATCACAGCAAGTGCAGAATCCCAATAGAAAAGGTAGATGATACAGTTAAAAGCTAATATTAGAGTATAGCAGGCAATTATTACCCTGGAGAAGCAGAACCGTTAGACAAAATGGGAGAAGGTGGATGTCTTCCTGGTAATGGTATAAGCAAAGTCTTCAAAGCAAACATTTGAAGATCTGTAGATAACCCATTTAACCTTTTGATGTCCGCCACCTAAAAATCATATGACAACAAACACTCTAAGACAATTTATCTAAAACCCATATCATAAGAACACACAATAAGCAGTTCCCATCAAGAAAATCATCAAGAAATCAAACAGATCATCAAAATAAACGgggaaaaaaacccaaattcaagaagagagaaacaccTACCTCAACACCATATTTGATGGCAACACCAGCAAGAGTGTCCCTCTTAGAAACTTGATGTTCAATGTAATTCTTACCAGTGCTGCTATTACTGTCACCGCTTCCTCCTCCGTTACTACTAGCAATATTACTATTTGAAGGAGACATTTTATTTGggtttctttctctcaactcaCAGATCAGTTGCTACCCTTTTTTATCTTCTAAGGATGGAAAGaaaggggaaagaaaaagaCACCCAATTCGTTTCAACAGTGGAATTAAGGCTTagatcatagaaaaaataaagatttgggAAGAGTGTGTATAAACAagtatattaagaaaataaaaaaaaaaataaggggggTTTGATAAACGGAGAATGAAAATGGAATCCAATTAGATTCTCTTACCAGTAACAATCATCATGGGATTCTGCTTTTGCTGTTCTCTAGTTTTGACCATGTAAGAATAATGTACACACTATTCTTgctgatttgattttattttatttggaaaaaagtATTAAAGAAAGAGGTAGAGGAAAAGTCAGTGCCCAAAACTTCAGATGTTAGGCAAAGGATACAGAGGAAGGAAAGGAGACAACTGTGCTTCGCTTAAATAAGGTCActagtaatattttattaattattttttagatgtaTTTAAGAGaatagtagaaaaaaatattagaggaaatatttttattattttaaattttaatgagttatgaattttaattttttaattttgtatttattttttaatataaatttaaaaaataattaataaaatatcattaattacatagtatttttttttatagtttttaaacttaTTGAGTAGTTAACTCGGTCTAAGTCTTAGGCCATATGTTTTGATCGGATCATTAAGtcattcaaattcaatttttatttttttataaataaaacgatgatgtttttattaaaaaaaatagtaaataaattgTAATCGAGTCacccaagtttttgtttttcattattttttttttaaatttagcctGATTTTCATCTGTTGAGTCAGGctggattttaaaattacagtactttttaaatttaattttttatttaaaaacaaaaggtcgATGTATATACATAAttcaaagtaaataataataataataataatgtcacGTTTTTTTTCCCAAGCAAATGTGAAGACATATCAGTGATGCAAGCTTGTTAGTCGTTGCTTACATGGATTCGGGGAGCTTCTCTTACCGGAGGGTGTCACCGTAAAAAACGTGGAGAATCAACAAGCAGACTTTTGGAGAGCTCAGAGCTGTCTGAAAACATCTTCGGCGGCTTactattaatagtttttttgcttttagttTTCCTACGGGCCCGCGCCGtcgacaaaaatatatatatattaaaaagaaatgtgCGTGCAAGGAAAAATTTTAATCACGAAActcgaattttattttttcacttgggTTGGAGTTAAAGAAAAACGTAAATAACAATTTCTTGGATTGATTTAGTTTAATTGAGATTAACTTGTCAATTtgaattgtaaatttaatttggtttaataactttattttttaaattattttttatttaattacatgataataaaaataaataattataaaaataaatcaaataaaattaaaaaacaaatcatgataggttatataaaaatcatgtttgctaatattataaaaaaaaatattttaattttatttgaaaataaagtaTAATATATCTaagatattttgaattaattggttttaaagaatttaaatttaagttggATGAAAAAAGAATACTAAATGAACTAAATGTAGGCTGGGCACATGCCCAGCCTATTAATGgattaggtttttatttatttatttaagtggtAGATGATATATTATTCGTGAATATGTAGACTGACcgtatagttttttatattttttattatgattttttatttttaaatttcacctctccttgaaaaataaaaaataaataaatattaatttgatcctAAAAAATGCAATCAAATAGATTCTGATTGTCTAagattttttcaagttaataatctatgaaaaaaaactattggtaaaattatgttatttggAAAACATGGAATTATACTCTAATTTCGTTTGTCAATGGAggtgaaataattatttcatgtagaagaagttattttattgttatgttaattaaataatattttttttaaaaaaaaaaacttaatactTGTGCAATCAAATAtcttagtatttatttttattttaatttattggattgatatttgattaacataattttttttttaatatttatcgaTATAtacaattcttaatttattttattttttatatgtactatccttttaattttcaattaaatttatttttaatgacataAAGGTGCATTATTAACacctgtttcttctttttttaattttttgtattgatcAAGGAATTTGAGTCTGACACGCGGGGGACCACAAGATATCATCTcgtcttccttttttttttgtttttgtccttttaataACGTAAATAAGAAATTCTATCATGCAGATCTAGTATGGAACGACCACCGACAAAACGATACATCCCAGCCATTAAAAGCACCATGGGGCCCCCCACATCTTTTGATCATAAAGTGACACCTGCGATTTTTTTTCGATATTATAAATGGTCCacacatttttaatttctttctttcgggagaaaaaatattcattgcATAATAGGAGGATCGAACACGTGTTATTTGTTGTAGCGACAAGCTTAGACAAAAATAGTCAATGATTAACCTCTAGGGATTACAGCTAATTCCTACTTTTCGTTAGAACAAAAAAGTCAATCGCTACAAATAATTGCTTACATGTCACTTCATCTATCGATCTAtcgtttgtttatttttgcagtaacttttttttttaataattatggtataaattttttttttagaaaaaatgtaattaaagtttcaaaaacgtttttaagtaaaaatattatattagttgaataaatatttttaaatttataattaaaataaaatataaattgcatTCAAACCACCTTGTTGCAAAATTTATAGGTGTTCTCAAACTATCTTATCGTAAAATTTATAAGTATTTGAGagtgtaataaatattaattttttaagtatattttgtttgaaaatgtattaaaataatttttgatattaaaatattaaaaaataaaaataatttgaaataaataaaaaataattttaaaaaaatataaaaataataaagctttAATTAATAGCTTTTTTGGTTGATAAAACGAGTTTTAAGGTAAATTGAAACGTGGCATTCACACTTTATCCTTGCAGGAAAATACTGCAGACCTAAACATTGACTAGAGATGGAGATAGAGGTTgacaaaaaccaaaattagaGTCAAGTGCAGCACACCGCCTCCCATCGCGCCATCTTTCACTGATCAGCTTGCTTCTGAAGTTTAAAGGCATCATTGCTTGCAAGTATTACTATTCCCGATTAAAGTATTAAAACATGGTAAAAGTCTTTttgtgaaagttttttttttaatatattaaaaataatatttttatattttttaaatttaattttaacattcaatatatcaaaataaaaaaaaaaaaaaaattattaaaaatattaaaaatattaaaatttttcaaaaacaagttCGACAACCTAAAATCTTTATTGAGATAAGATTGAATTGTGATTTACTTCAAATTTAGAGTTAGTAATTTGTATTTGATTCCAATTGTCTATTCTAGTCAGCTTTGATGATGCCTTCTTAGAAAAATACATTGCTTTTGATAGGTAAATTATGTCCTAAACAATACCTTTCCTTGCAACTTCAATTTACTTGATGATACTTGTATCCTTGAAGCTCCCTTCTCTGTTACAATCCATtccaaactaaaaatacttaaaatcaaaacccaatatttctttttttaataaataaattctaatgGTGTGACCTATTTCTGATATTTTAAAAGGttgttaaaaaatagttatatttcAACTTTCTGATAAactttggaaaaagaaaaaccagaactCCCTATtcaaatagtatatttttagttctttatttttccaaattcacaccaagattaaaaaatatattttagaaattcttcacaatcttttttataagattttctctatttcttaaataaaaaaagacatgaacaattcaatttttctcttttatatctaCAACCATATTTCAACaactaaaagattaaaattattatttttatatttaattagcgttataattttaatttttattataaatattcttatGAGTTAATATTATAAGTCTTTCATGACgatttatgatttaaatgaaatagaATTGGTATTCTACAATTGGATtatcacaaatataaaatattaaaatgaccattataaattataattttattttttaagaaaatagttataatcttgatgtaattttttttgatgaaaaattcaTCTCATTCTCAACAAATGAAcctgtttctttattttttatcgaacaaaaaaaatagaaaaaaaaaatattgaatagaaaaaatatatttttattagtgaaTAGATCCTAGATGCTTCCATACATGTAGGTATTTGTGGTGATGCTATTCTAGTGTtcgttttttcatttaaaaaaacatttttgaattttttttttcaatttctttttataattttaaattattttgataaattaatattaaaagtattattttgatatatttttaaattaaaaatacttaaaaaaacaaatatttttacaataaaaaaaatactaaagtaAATAATCgagatgaaaaacataaaagaaaagaagaaaaaatttgcTTGCATTCAATGCCCACTGCTATGGCCAAAAGGAGCTGAAGAGGAGATCGTCGAGTCCGAAGTACAAAGATTTAAACCTAGAATACTAGCATTTAGTTATTGTGTCAAAATCAAAAGGATGAAAAATGATAGAtaaattctttcaaaaactattattattttatgtcttcgtcttcatctttttaattaaatatatctttatctTTTCCGAAAATATTCTTTATGTCCTGGAACCCTAACCTTTCCACTCAACATACGCAATGTAAAAGAACATATTTCttggcaaaattaaaagaaatcatacTTGCTCACGATCACTCCACCTGCTATACACGCACTTAAAACTGCTTAAAAACACATTATAGTAGTTTTTGGGagtttaacatatatatatataacagaagCAGCTAAAAAGATGTAATTCAGGGGTCTAAATGGTGCTCAgacataaaaaga
The genomic region above belongs to Populus alba chromosome 12, ASM523922v2, whole genome shotgun sequence and contains:
- the LOC118044362 gene encoding uncharacterized protein, producing MEEELHIQAQTSKTLIKQLASSDTKTRNKSLKILLNKWLPSQPQISEETMKKIWKGLFYCMWHADKSLAQNQLINKLSSLLTVIEVESVCFIYFSVFLVTMRREWSGIDGLRLDKFYLLIRRFVNSFFGFLKKKGWGLDVVERYMRVFVEKGFLADDTFLGNGVNYHVVSVFVEELKGFLPVKEAALEVIFGNFVSVMGKVSDKVLLGKIKSNVFDLLLRMGKELLEVKIKGDDVGDNDEVVILGSIALVMRFSKRFYELGSSVECCQGNRKVVLGLHEVFLKLEKDFVASGIKIALPESNGDEDEEEVPALVPIDSGMGVEGLNGDVANRPGSKKLKKSKKAKESDGNSKKAKKKKKNVIASSHSESDSMTDENGYEDLPNGENSSKEKTVDDNLVRFDESAIANLQRQFEKVAAEVGIDEGVTSVCDFPKVTGNGNLSKKRKRAKRVELKQYENPESNGQEDAEAGTSTMAKSTEKSAKKVRFSMKNNLIWKPSTPLPPQSLRIPPSVTPRGSALKKGIPPGPVREMPAKKNMKQRAKSMKKVIKGISPATKRIKKLKSLAV
- the LOC118044361 gene encoding uncharacterized protein, with the translated sequence MSPSNSNIASSNGGGSGDSNSSTGKNYIEHQVSKRDTLAGVAIKYGVEVADIKRLNGLSTDLQMFALKTLLIPLPGRHPPSPILSNGSASPGGNDVDMTPPWPRHSNVLETLESLSLKSPQQKVSPAMSTLQKFYGLKSSKCKDSAEGMEMAVYRRGSLDYLNEGLLHVSGPSYSNHRSINLADDFLSENGLAVEYNPLSEAREGEGEKSNDKFVRRRQKADADPRSGTTEKLLKEENSGGSRAFSPVTGKGLSMRPKSASRTSLAAESEPGWLNAMPVGLGDSIIADVSDGVRKSSSTPSLQDQENSYSSSVWPTSKWSLKPDLQALSTAAISIPIFDGLPKPISGRRSKAALD